TTCATGACCCTTGAGGTCAATGGCACCTCGGTTACCTTCGAGTTCACCACCGACGGCACCGTTGCGACCGGTCGCCAGGCCATCGATATTTCCGGTGCCGCTAACATCGGCACGGTCCGGGCGGAAATGCAGGCAGCGCTGCGCTCCTCCGGCGGCCCGGCAGCGGCGAGCGCCAATGTGGTGCTCACTGGCTCGCCTGGTGCTCTCAGCATCAATCTGGGAAATGACTACCACGCCCAGTTCAAGGTGACCGACGGCACGCCCGCGGCCCTGACTGCTCTGGGGTTCACTGATCCCAGCACGTCGATTGCGCCAACGCGGCCAGCCATCACCACGATTGCCGCCAGCAACGACGCGCTGTTCAAATCCAATTCGGTCGCCGGCGGCGCCATCACCGTCTATGCGGCGAACGGCGCGCCGGCAAACGTGCAGATGCGCTGGGCCAAGGTCGACAGCGCCGCGGCGGGCGGCAAGGATACCTGGAACCTGTTCTACATGTCCGACAGCAAGGCCACCGGGGCGTCCCCGATGTGGACCAGCACCGGCGAAGTCTACACCTTTGGCTCCGACGGCTCCCTTGAGGCGCCGGGAGTGACGAGCAGCACGCTGAGCAACCTGACCATCAATGGCGTGGTCATTGGCGATGTCGAGCTCAAGCACGAGACCAATGGCGTTTCCCAGTTCGCTGACGTCAACGGCACCGTGAACGTGTCCACGCTCAACCAGAATGGCTATGGCGCCGGCGAGTTCGTTTCCGTGGCTATCAATGACAGCGGTCGTGTGGTCGCCACCTATTCGAATGGCGAGCGTATCGATATGGCACAGGTGGTGACAGCGCAGTTCAGCGCCATCAACCAGCTCAAGCGGCTCGATGGCGGCGTATTCTCGTCGACCTCGGAATCCGGTGAAGCCATTCTCGATCTGTCCGGCGAGGGTATCCTGGGCGGCGCGCTGGAAGCGTCAAACACGGATATTTCCGACGAGTTCACCAAGCTCATCGTGACCCAGCAGGCCTATGCCGCCGGCACCCGCATCGTCACCGCGGCTGACAAGATGCTGCAAGAAGCACTGAACATGATCCGCTGAGATTAACCTGCCAGTGCGGTTCGGGGCTCTGTGCTCCGGACCCAGTCCCTCTTTGAGGAGCCCGTGATATGGGTCTGACGACATCCCTTACCAATGCTGTGTCTGGTCTGAAGGTCAATCAGGACTCGCTGGCGCTGGTCAGCCGCAACATCTCCAATTCGGGGACGCCGGGCTACCACAAGCAGTCACTCAATGTCGTCGACTATAATTCCCAATCGAGCAGCTATGCGCGCAGCGTGGGGGCCAACCGGGCATTCAATACGAGCCTGCAGACCTATTACAACCGGCAGGTGTCCGACACGGCCAATTCCACCGTGCAGGCCAACTATCTCAACCGCGTCCAGGGATTTCTGGGCAAGCCCGGTTCAACCGGATCGTTGGACACGATCTTCAGTGACCTGCAGAACTCACTGCAGGCCATTGCCACCAGCCCCGATGACTACACGTCGCGCTCCAATGCCGTGGCGTCGGCCCAGACCATGGCCGAGACGCTGAACCGGCTGTCCAGCACCATCCAGGGCATGCGTCAGGAGACCGAAGGTCAGATCGCCTCCGACGTCCACAACATGAACGGCATGCTGAACTCCCTTTCGGAGGTCAACAAGCGCATGCTTGACTTGGGCATGACCGACAGTGCCCGTTCTGCGCTGCTGGATCAGCGCGATCGGCTGGTGGGTTCGGTGGCAGAACTCATCGATGTCAGGGCTGACTATCGTGGCGACGGCACCGTGGCGCTGATGACCCGTTCGGGCGTGGGCCTGCTGGACAATGGCGTATCGACCTTCAGCTTTGAAAGCGCCGGCAGCCTGTCGGCCAATTCGGTGTTTGATCCGAACTCTGCCGAGACCAAGGTTGGCAAGCTGACACTTACCACACCGTCGGGGCTGACGATCGACCTGGTGACCCAGGGCGTGCTGCAGGGCGGGCAGTTGGGCGGCCTGGTTGCCCTGCGTGACAAGACCCTTGTGGAGGCGCAAGAACAGCTCGACGAAATCGCCTCCGGCCTGGCGCTGGCCTTTTCGACCGTCAAGAATCCAGGTGTTGCGGCGAGCGACGGCGTCGTTCCACCAGCGACCGGCTTCGACATCGATCTGTCCGTGCTCAAGCCCGGCAATGACGTGCTGTTCACCTATACCGAGGGTGGCGTCAGCAAGCAGGTTCGTGTGGTCAATTCGATTGACCCGGTTGATTACAAGGATGCCTCGGGCCAGCGGGTGATCGGCATCGACCTGTCGGGCAATTCTACCGCGGCCGCGGCGGCGTTGAGCGCCAAGTTGCCGGGTCTGGCCATTACCAGCACGGGGGCGGGCAATCTGCGCATCCTTGATGATGGCGCGACGGGCAATACCGACGTCAAGAGCGCCGTGGCGCGCTCGACCTCGACCGGGCTGCAGGGCGCCGGGCTGGCATTCAACCTGTTCGTGGACCAGGGCAATGCGGTTTATACCAATGACCTGGATGGCGACCCACCGCAGAAGCAGGGCTTCGCCGCCCGTATCTCGGTCAATAGTGCCATTGTTGCCAATAACAAGCTGATGGTTCAGCACGAGGTTGGCGGCACGCTGGGCGATGCCGACCGGGCCAATTACATCATCGACCAACTCGCCAGCATGAGCTTTACCTCAGGGGGCAATCCAGCCGCCAATGCCGACAAGTTCCAGCTGACCGGCAAGCTCAGCGAAGTGATCGGTCAGGTCATCGGTTTCCAGGGTGCCAGCATCAACGCGGCTTTGACCAAGGCCGATGACCGGCAGCTGACGCTCGACACCATCTCCGACCAGATGCAGACCGAGTATGGCGTCAACCTCGACGAGGAAATGGCCCGGCTGATGGAACTGCAGAATGCCTATTCGGCCAATGCCCGGGTTATCTCGGTGGTCAAGGAACTGCTCGATGCCCTGCTGGCCTCAGTTTGACGGAGTAGCGTAAGATGATCGTCAACAAATCAATGTTCCCGCTGCAGACCGGTTTTGGCGTCATCACCAAGATGCAGGACCGCTTCGCCGATCTGCAGATGCAGCTTGGTACGGGGATGAAGGCATCAACGCTGGCCGATATGGGGCGGGACCTGCCGCTTTCGCTGTCGGTGCGCTCGCGCCTCGCCAAGATCGAGGGCTTTTCGGCCAATATCGCCACGGTCGATCTGCGCATGAGCTTTCTCGACAAGACCTTGTCCCGCCTCGATACAATGGAGAGCGAGGCGCGCAACTCGGCGGTGCAGGGCCAGTACGGCACCAACAATATCAACATGGCCACGCTGCCAAGCCTCTCCAAGGCGCGGCTGGACGAGCTGGTGACGCTGCTGAACTCCGACGTCAACGGGCGCTACCTGTTCGGCGGCTCCAATACCGACACCGCGCCGGTGCCTGACACCACCACGCTGCTCGAAGGGCAGGGCGGCAAGGCCGGGTTCAAGGCGGTGCTGAGCGAGCGCCGGGCGGCCGATGCCGGCACGCTGGGCAATGGGCGTCTGGCGAGTGCGCACACGGTTGGCACGGCGACGGTGTCGTTGGCTGAAGATGGCCTGCATCCCTTCGGGATGAAGCTGTCCAACATCTCGACGACGGCACCGAACACCGCCCTGACCTATACGGCGCCGGTGACGACGGTCCCCGCCACGGCCAAGAGCCTGGACGTAACCTTCGCAGATGTGCCCGATCTGATCGTGGCGGGCAATACCATCACCATGGGCTTCGCTCTGCCCGACGGAACGGAAACCCAGGTTACCCTGCGGGCCGTCACGACGGCGGCGGTACCGCCAGCGCTGGACGAGTTCGTCATCGGCGTCGATGCCGATACGACAGCCGTCAACTTCAAGGCGACGCTGGACGCCAAGCTGGTCGATGTCGGCTCCAAGGAGCTCTCGGCAGCCTCCAATTTCGTGGCGTCCGAGAGTTTCTTCAATGGCCCAGGTGAGCCCGTCCTGCGTGTCGCGGGTGGCAATCCTGCTACAGCGACGGCGCTGCGTGTCGCCGACGAGAGCGATACCATCATGTGGTACCAGGGCCAGTCACCCGCTGTCGCGGCCGAGGGGCTGGGGCGCATGGGTATCGGCACGGTCACCGATACGGTGACGCTGTCCGGCAAATTGCCGGTAACGGACAAATACGGCTTCCAGATTACGGCGGTGTCGGCAGACACGGCCCATATTGATACGACCTTTACCGCCGCGACCGCGACGTCCGGAGCCTCGACCAGTTTCAAGTTCGACCCTGCCCTGGCTGCCAATGAAGCCGTCAAGGTGACGCTTTCCGAGCCTGGCGGGGGCACGCGCACGCTGACGTTGACGGCTGTGAGCGGCAAGGCCGGGGCAGGGCAGTTCTCCATTGGCACCAATGCCAATGAGACGGCTGCCAATTTCGCCAAGGCCCTCGACATTGTCGCCTCCGAGGCTGCGATGACGGCAGAAGGCAATCCGCGCGCCACCGTCACCTCCCAGATCGATGACTCGACCCGGGTGGCCTATGGCATTGAAGCCAATGAATCGGGCCTGCTGCGCCTGGTGCGCAGTCAGGCGTCGATGGCGGTGGAGAACTTTCTCGACACCGATGCCGGCACCGAAGCCGATTCCAAGGCACGCTATGACGCCATGGCCCGGCGGCAGCAGCTGCAGTTGTCGGAGAGCCACAATTCCGAGCGCGGCTCGATCGAAATCCTCACCATGGAAATGGCGATTGCCCGCAATTCGCTGAAAAGCGCCACGACCCGGCACACCGACTACAAGGCCCAACTGGACAATCTGCTCAGCGATGTCGAAACGGTCAGCAAGGAAGATGTGGCGATGGAAATCCTGGCGCTGCAGACCCGGCTGCAGGCCAGCTACCAGGTCACATCCATGGTCAGCCAGTTGAGCCTCTCCAAATATATGTAGCGCCTGTGACGGCAGACCGGACAGACAAACAAAAACCCCCGCAGCGATGCGGGGGTTTTGAATTTGGCAGGTCTGTTATCAGGCGCCGCGCAGGCCGGTGGCGATCTGGCGGTTCAGCCGCACCAGAATGTCGAGGCGCTGCGGCTCGGGTGCCGCTTCAAGCAGGATTTCACGGGTCTCGTTGAGAATGAACAGGCCCAGATTGGCGATGTTCTGGCGAATTTCCTGGGGCAGGAGGCTGTCTTCCTTGGTCACGGAAGACATGAAGATGGTCCACAGCTTGCGATTGAAGGTCAGGGCGATCTTGAGTTCCTCGCGCGACCCTGTCGCCCACTCGTCCTTGACGCGCTGGATGCCGGCCGCAGCCTTCATCAACAGGGCGGATTCACGCTCGCGGGGGTTCTCAACTGCCTTGGTCGTCTGCTGGTAAGCGTGGGCGCCCTGCTGGTGCATGTTTCAAGAGATCCTGTTCATACTCAATCAGCCGATGCGCGGCCTTCAGAGCTTTGTAGAGGGCCCCGGTTAATATCTCGTTATTGATTTCATTGACTATTTCAGCGGCTGACGGGACCGCGGCCAGAAACTCGTTGATCAGCCCGAAATAGGTTTCCTGCGTCGTGCCGATATCGTCGTCGATATACATCAGCTGCACGGCCAGATAGATGCGCTTGGCGGGGGAGTTCGCCTTGGCCGGGGTCAGGATATCCTTCTCGCGCAAGATGGGCGATTTGCCGTCGATAAACAGCCGCGTGCGCTGGTCGGAATTGGTGATGATGCAATTGCCCACCAGCAGCCTCTCGCCGGGCTTGAGTTCAACCTTGAGCGCCATGGTAGCAGTCTCCCAGATTCGGGTTCAGTCACTGACCTCTAGCCTGCAATACCGGCGAAAACAACAAAGGCGGGCCTAAGCCCGCCTTGGTCACGTAACTGCCTTGCCTGGTGCTTAACGGAGCAGCTGCAGGATGGACTGGTCGGCCTGGCTGGCCAGCGAGAGCGAGTTGGACGACAGCTGCTGGCGGGTCTGCAGGGCCAGCAGGTTGGCGGCTTCTTCGTTCATGTCGGCCAGGGTCAGGTTGCCGGCGCCGGTCTCAAGAGTACTGATCATCGCCTTGGTAAAATCCTGGCGGTTCTGCACGATCGACAGATTGGAGCCGAAGGTCGATGCCTGCGAGCGGACATCGTCGAGGGCTGACTTCATGTCCATGAGCAGGGAGTCGATGTTAGCGTCGCTGTCGAGCTGCTTTTCCTCAAGCTGGGTCGGCACGCCCAGATTGGAGGCGTTGATGGTCTGACCGTTCTTGGTGCGGATGTCGATCGACGAGGTGCCGGTCTCGTTGAAGGTGATGGTCAGATTATCGCCGCGCATCAGGTTGATGCCGTTGAAGGACGCGTCATCCGCCAGCTTGTCGAGCTGATCGCGCAGCTCATTGAACTGGCTGGCCAGGCCGGCACGCACGGAATTGCCTGCAACTTCAGTGCGGGCAACGGTCGAACCGTTAATGTTGCCCGCAGATGCGCCAATGATGTCCAGCTTCTGGGTCGACTGGTTCTCAAGGCGGAGCTTGCCATTGTCGTTGGACGCACGGACACGGCCGACTAGCGCGGTGTTGGCGTTAATGCTTTCGACCAGTTCGTCGGCGGTCTTGGACATATTCTTGGTGGGTGGGGCAGCGACCAGTGCTTTTGGGGCTACGCCGGCCTGGGTGGCGGCAGTGGGAATGCTCAAGCCGCTGGTGGTGGCTGCACCGGCGCCTGAAACCGTGAATGCTTCGCCGTCCGCACGGGTGATCGTCACGGTATTGCCCGCAACCGAGGCATAGAAGCCGGTCTCACCCTGAGACTGCAGGCCATCATTGATTTCCTGGGCGGCCCGCGTGGAGTTGGTGGTTGCCGTGTCAGCAGCGCTACCGGCTGTCAGGGTCACGGTCTTGCCGCCGATGACGATGTCGCCACCGGTAAAGGTTATGCCAGACCCTACGGTGGCCGTGCCGACGCGGGTTTCAGCCGTGGCAGTGGCAGCAGTCTGAGCGGAGAGGCCCACAAGTTCGCCACCGGTGAAGACGCCGAAGGTCGTGTTGCTCGAATTGGTCAGCTTCAATTGGCCGTTTTCTACTTCGGCCTTTACCACTGAGCCGCCAAGGGTCAGTGCCATCTTCTCATTGATCTTCTTGGCAACGTCTGCGGCGGTGTCACCCTTGGCGAAGTTTACGGTATTGGCATTGCCATTGTTCACGCCGACTTGGGTAAAGCTGAATGCGCCTGCGGCCTGAGTCCTGCCCCCGGCAGCTGCAAAGCCTCCATTGCCGGTAACCACTGCTTTTTGCACATTGGTGGAGATGGCTGTGCTGCCGACCGAGCCGCCTGCAATCGTCAAGTTGCCGGTGGCGGCCGCATCAATACCGAGCGAGGTGGTCTGGAACGATTTGTCCTGGCGCGCCTGGCGCAGCGTGGATTGCATCGATTCCAGTGTCTTGGTCATGGCGCTGAGGCCATTGTCCGCGGCCTTGAGGGTCTGGATGCCATTGGCCATGGAATCCATGAGCGCATTGAGATCACTCGACCGGTTGGTCAGCCCCTTGGCGGTGAACCAGTTGCTCGGATTATCAAGAGCCGAGTTGACCTTGTTGCCGGTGGAGAGGCGATTCTGGGCGGTCGCCATCATGTCGGCCGTGCCCTGCAGCGCAAGAAGGTTCGACCGGACGGCCTTTGAGAGTGAGATATCTGACATCTATGCGATCCTTGCCCTGGGCCCGTCGCGGCCCCGTTGCAATATGGTTAACAGGAATTTTATTAATGGGGTGTTAACCGCGGTCGCCATTGTCAGGGAAAGCAAATTAAGTTCGCATCAATCTCCCTTAATAGATGATGCCGAATTGGGGTGATGCCGGGCCGGGCGCAATAGGGAAGGGGCGGACCTTGCGGCCCGCCCCTTCTTAATAAAGCTCAGTTATTTCTGAGGCTTAACGGATCAGCTGGAGAACCGACTGGTCCTGCTGGCTAGCCAGCGAGAGCGAGTTGGAGGCCAGCGACTGACGGGTCTGAAGCGCCAGCAGATTGGCGGCTTCCGAGTTCATGTCAGCCAGGGTCAGGTTGCCAGCGCCATCCTGGAGGGTGCTGATCATCGAGTTGGTGAAGTCCTGACGGCCCTGCACGATCGAGAGATTCGAACCAAAGCTCGAAGCCTGCGACCGCACGTCGTTGAGGGCGGTCTTCAGCTTGCCCAGCTGGGCATCGATGTTGGCATCGCTGTCAAGATCCTTGGCTTCGATGGTCGTGGAGACACCGAGGTTGGCGGAGTTGACAGTCTTGCCTTCCTTGGCCTGGATGTCGATCGAGGACGTCCCGGTTTCGTTGAACGTGATGGCCAGCTTGTCGCCGCGCAGCAGGTTGATACCGTTGAAGGAGGCATCGTCCGACAGCTTGTCGAGCTGATCGCGCAGTTCGTTGAACTGGTCGGCCAGGCCGGCACGCACGGAGTTGCCAGCAACTTCGCTCTTGGCGCTGGTGGCGCCCGTCACGTTGCCGCCGGAAGCGCCGCTAATGTTCAGCTTCTGGGTCGACTGGTTTTCGATGCGCAGCTTGCCATTGTCGTTGGAGGCAAGAACCTTGCCGGCCAGCGATGCATTGCTGTTGATGCTTGCGACCAGTTCGTCAGCTGTCTTGGAGACATTCTTGGTAACAGGAGCGGTTACGGCCGACTTCGCCAAGACGCCGGCCTGTGTAGCGGCGGTTGGAATGTCGAGACCGCTGGTGGCAGCGGCGCCGGCACCGGTAACGGTGAAGGCCTGACCGTCGGCACGGGTGATGGTCACGATATTGGTGGCCACCGATGCATAGAAGCCGGTTTCGCCCTGGGCCTGCAGGCCTTCATTGATTTCCTGAGCAGCGCGGGCAGAGTTCGTTGCGGCGGTATCGGAAGCAGTACCAGCGGTCAGAGTAACGGTCTTGCCGCCGATGACGATGTCGCCGCCGGTAAACGCTGCTGCAGCGGCAACAGCGTTGGCGCCGACACGTGTTTCTGCCGTCGCATTGGCAGCCGTCTGAGCGGAAAGGCCGATGAGTTCGCCGCCCGTGAGCGTGCCAAAGGTCGTGTTGCTGGAATTGGTCAGCTTCAGCTGGCCATTTTCAACTTCAGCCTTCACCACGGAACCGCCGAGGGTCAGTGCCATCTTGTCATTGATCTTCTTGGCGACGTCAGTGGCAGTGTCACCCTTAGCAAAGGCGATGCTGTTGGCGTTGCCGTTGTTCACGCCGGTCTGGGTGAAGCTCAGCGTGCCGGCTGCCTGGGTCTTGCCACCGGCAGCTGCAAAGCCGCCATTGCCAACGGCAACTGCCTTCTGAACCTGGGTTGAAACGGCTGCCTCGCCGACCGAACCGCCCGAAATGGTCAGGTTGCCCGAAGCGGCTGCATCGATGCTCAGCGAGGTGGTCTGGAACGACTTGTCCTGGCGGGCCTGACGCAGGGTCGACTGCATCGATTCAAGGGTCTTGGTCATGGCCGAGAGGCCATTGTCCGCAGCCTTGAGGGTCTGGATGCCGTTAGCCATGCCGTCGAGGAGCTGGTTCAGATCGCCAGCGCGGTTGTTGAGGCCCTTGGCAGTGAACCAGTTGCTCGGATTGTCGAGAGCCGAGTTGACCTTGTTGCCGGTGGAGAGGCGGTTCTGCGTCTCAGCCATCATCGAGGCAGTCGATGTCAGCGAGTTAAGGTTGGCGCGAACGGCTTTCGAGAGGGAGATATCAGCCATAGTACTGGTCCTTTTCTAGGAGTACTCAAAACAAACGCCTCTTTCTGAGGCATCCCCACAATCATCCGGCAGCCTCTAAAGAAACGTTAAATGGGCGATGAAATTTTGGGCAAATTCCAATGAGGTTGTTATCGCGCCGAAATGCAAAAAGCCCCGGTGGCCGGGGCTTTGAGACAAGGTGCAGCGGACGGTTGGTCACGATCTATTAAGGAAGTGGGCAAGGGATGCATTCCTGGCCATGCCGCCGCAGCTGGTTCAGGCGATCAGGTCCTTGAGGCGCGCCTGTGACTCCTCGGGAATGATGCTAGCACCGATGCGGATGATCAGTTGCTCCATGGTCTGAGGGGTTGGCGACAGGGCGCCAGCGATGACGGCCGCGGCAAAGGTCGAGGTGCGATCGCGATCGGGCGGGCTTGGCTTGAAGTCCTCGCTCGGCTGCGCTTCTGACTTGGGAAACTGGCCGCCATTGCTGGCGGTCGAGCTCTTGGCGACTGTCGGCGTGCTGTCGGCCAGAATCGGCCGTTCGCCGGCGGCTGGCCGCTGGCGAACTTCCTGAACGGCGATGGACCCCGATAGAGCCACGTGGGGCATTACTGGACTGATCATGACGCTATCCTCGCATCAACAAAATGCCATCGAATAGCGTTGCGACAAAGGATTTTAGAATCGATTACTTGGTTTGCTTAAAGTTGAGTCAAAATGATGCGAGTCAAAGGGCGCGGTTGACTGCAATTCCCCGCGCAGAATTGGCTGGGTCTGCTGTTATCGTGCCGGCGCGACCATAAGCCTTTGCCTTGTCCTGCTGGCCGACCATGCGCGCCACATCGGTCAGGATGTCCTCGGTGACGGTGCGGGCGGTGGCAAGGACGCGCAGGTTCTCGGCCATCTGCGTGGCTAGGGCCTCGTGTCCGTGCCGCAGGCGATCGATGGCCTGGGGGGCTTCGCGCTTGAGCCGTTCGGTCTGGCGCTGCACGGAGCGGGCGAAGCTGACATAGTCCTGCGCCAACCGCGCCTTGTCGGGCGTGAGTACACTGGCTTGGCGCAGGTGACCGGCGCGCAGCAGGGTAGTTTCCTGGTTCATGACATTGACCAGGGCGGCCAGGGCGGATTCGGCCATCTGGCACAGCTCGTTGGCTGGCAGATTGTCGAGGGCGGCGAGGCGGGCTGCAGCGGTCATTTATAGGCTCCGGTCGTCGGCATGATATTGTTCTGGTTATTGGCCGCTTCCTGCATGGCGAGCAGGTCGGGCAGCAATTGTTCGGCAATGCCCAGGCCGCCATTCTGCGCCATGGTGTCGGCGATCTGTTCGGCCTGCATCGAGCGCCAGGTATCCTCGCCAAAGCCGCCGCCCATGACGGACTCATCGGTCTTGATGGAGGAGAAGAGCTGCTTGGTGAGGGTATTGAGGAAGACGCCCTCGAATTCCTCGGCCTGCTGGCGGACCTTGGCGATCTGCCGCGGGGTGAGGCTGGAGTCGGGGCGGTTGGCGTTGAGGATATCCATCAGATCACCTCGATTTCGGCCTGCAAGGCGCCGGTAGCCTTGATGGCCTGCAGGATGGCGATCAGGTCACGCGGCGAAATGCCCAGGGCGTTGAGGCCATCCACTAGCTGCTGCAGCGTGACGGACTCATCGACGACGGCGAGCGCCGTTTCCGAGAGGTTGGCATTGATCTGGGTATTGGGCTCAACGGCGGTCTGGCCATTGGTCAACGGGTTCGGCTGCACCACTGTCGGGTTTTCCGCAATGGTGACGGTCAGGTTGGACTGGGCGACGGCGACGCTCGAAACACGCACATCCTTGCCCATGACGATGATGCCGGAATTCTCGTCGATGACGATCTTGGCTGTCTGATCGGTTTCCACCATCAACTGCTCGATATCGGTCAGCAGGTCGACAATGTTGCCGTTGAAGCCAGGCGGAATGGTCACGCGCACGGTGGCCGGATCCTCCGGCGTGGCGGTGGGGGCGCCGATGAAGTCGTTGACGGCCATAGCAATGCGGCGCGCCGTGGTCAGGTCCGGGTTGCGCAAAGCCAGGCGCAGCGAGGTCTGGGCGCCCAGGTGAAAGTCGATCTCGCGCTCGATCAGGGCGCCTGAGGCGATGCGGCCGGTGGTGGGGACACCAGAGACGATGCTGGCGGCATCGCCGCCGGCGCTGAAGCCGTTGATCAGCACCGGCCCCTGGGCAATGGCGTAAACCTCGCCGTCGGCCGCCAGCAGGGGGGTGACCAGCAGGGTGCCGCCCTGCAGGCTGTCGCTGTCGCCCAAAGCGGCCACAGACACATCAAGGCGGGTGCCCTGTGTGCCGAAGGCCGGCAGGTTGGCGGTGACCATGACGGCGGCGACATTGGCGGTGCGGACATTCTCGCCGGCGGTGTTGACGCCGAGGCGCTCCAGCATGGATTGCAGGGATTGCTTGGTGAAGGGCGCATTGTTGAGACTGTCGCCGGTGCCGTTAAGACCGACGACGAGACCGTAGCCGACCAACTGGTTATCGCGCACGCCTTCGAAGCTGACAATGTCCTTGATACGGGCGGCGGCGGCCTGGGCCGGGACGTTCGGGATCAGCGCCATGGCCGTATAGAGCGCCGCCAGGATCAATCTTGGCATCAATGTTCTGGTCATGCTGGTCCCCGATCTGGGCCGCACCATCCCCATGGCGTGGCATTCGGGCATTGCATTGC
This sequence is a window from Devosia beringensis. Protein-coding genes within it:
- a CDS encoding flagellar basal body P-ring protein FlgI encodes the protein MTRTLMPRLILAALYTAMALIPNVPAQAAAARIKDIVSFEGVRDNQLVGYGLVVGLNGTGDSLNNAPFTKQSLQSMLERLGVNTAGENVRTANVAAVMVTANLPAFGTQGTRLDVSVAALGDSDSLQGGTLLVTPLLAADGEVYAIAQGPVLINGFSAGGDAASIVSGVPTTGRIASGALIEREIDFHLGAQTSLRLALRNPDLTTARRIAMAVNDFIGAPTATPEDPATVRVTIPPGFNGNIVDLLTDIEQLMVETDQTAKIVIDENSGIIVMGKDVRVSSVAVAQSNLTVTIAENPTVVQPNPLTNGQTAVEPNTQINANLSETALAVVDESVTLQQLVDGLNALGISPRDLIAILQAIKATGALQAEIEVI